TCTGAAGATACACAACAAGCCGTTAATCCTGCGCCGATTCCTAAAATAGTAGCAAAGTCTCCACCAACGGCTCAATCCTTTAAGAATCCAGTGATACCTGCCAAACAGGTTTCACAAGCTACTCCTGTATCTGTTAACTTGATTCAATCCACTAATCCTACAGAGCGGGCACCGTTAATTCTAGTATCAAAAGAACGGACTGACCCATTTGCCCAAATTTTTGGGCAGACGGTTTCGGGAATGCCTAAAACATCTGGAACTGGAAAACCTGTTCCTGTCTTGCCTAAGCTACCGACTGCATCGCTAGCAGGACGAAAACTTTCAACACCTCGCATAGCTTTAAATCAGAAGAAAAATAATATTGCTTCTGTACCAAAAAAAGTTAATTCTACTTTGACTTCAGTCTTACCTAAGGTTTTGCCTCAAGTTGTCCCCAACCCGACTTTAGTATCTGTATTGCCACCAGCAGCACAACCTGAGTTAGCAAGGGCAGTTATTGTGACTGGTGTAGTTCTAATTAGTAAGGAACCGCAGGCAATTATCAAAGTACCAGATGAGCCGACGAGTCGCTATGTGCAAGCAGGACAGCGATTAGCAAATGGCGTACTGATTAAACGGATTGAAATGAATGGAGGCTCCAACCCGATTGTAATTCTCGAACAATTTGGTATCGAAGTTGCCAAAATGGTAGGGGAAGGGGCCGTCAACTCAACACCATCAGCTACATCTGCTAATGGAAATCCTATTTCAGTGGCAACGCCCTCCTCAAATCCTCTTAATGTTGGAGCTTCATAGAGATGGAGACTAAGGAAAAAATTGAATTCGCTGGTTGTCCTTTAGCTGTCTATAGAGAGATAGCAGCTCATTTACGTCAAGTTGAAGGGGTAGAAGTGGATTTAATTCCCCAATCATCCCAACAGTTTGATTACAATCAAAGTCAAATTGGTGCTTTGTCCATCTCGTGGACAGCGAATTCTGGTTCAGAAAGTCGGCAACAAGTTAAGCAAATTTTGACTTACTATCAAAATCGCTATATAAATCCTATTTGATTTGTGAAAATTCAAGCCTCAGATTCCCGACTTCTTAGGAAAGTCGGGAATTTTGTTGTTCATAAATAACCGAGTAGGACTATGGTGTATGACGACTTGATACCAATTCTTTGTTAAACTGCACAAAATCAAGCTTGGTGAAACTTGGGGGATTTTGCCCTTTGTTTGGGAGCAACCTCAGAGAAAATCTGTATTAGTACTGAGGTGATGACTGGACGATGTTGAGATAGCAGAAAATGTGATGATTTGGTAAAAATCCTCCCTGTCTGGGGGTATGAAACGACGTTTGCAGATTGCCAGAGCCTTATTGCATCAACCGCAAATTCTGTTTTTGGATGAACCAACGGTAGAATTGGACCCCCAAACCAGGCGAAGTCTCTGGGAAATTATTCGGGATTTAAATAAACAAGGGAGACGATGCTACTGACGACCCATTATATGGATGAGGTTGAATTTTTGTGCGATGCTTTTTGCTTTACCAAGCTAGGATGCATCGGTATTATGGATGGCGATAGGCTGATTTGTTTCGGAACTTTACCACAGCTCCATTCTGTTTACGAAAAAGGTTTAGTGATGAAGCAATTGAGTGTGTCTGAAGTGGGAAATGATAGCGTCCGTAGTTGGAAATATTTGTTTTTCCAATCTTTGGAAGCAGTAAATGTCTACTTAAATGAACAGCCCGATAAAACCGGAATGGTGGTGCGTCCCTCTAATCTGGAAGATATTTTTGTGGAATTAACGGGACGCTAGTTAGATTAACTTCATCCTCCTAACTGCCGCAGCATAGCTTCCACTCTGTCTACTCCTTGTAAATCATTGCGCCGCTTGTACAAGTCGCGGGCTTTCTGAAGCAAGCTGTTAGCTTGTTTGGTTTGTCGTCGCTGTTTATACATCGAACCCATCAACTCATAAGTCTGGGCGTTGTTCTTATCCAAGTCGATTGCTTGTTGGTATGCCCAGGTAGCAGCAGTATAGTCTCCCATACGAGATTGCGTCACAGCTAATCCTAAATAGGCGTTAACGTTATTACGGTTTAGCTGTATGGCCCTACGGTAGCCTTCTTTTGCCCCAGCAGTGTCTCCCAAATTGGCTTTGATGTAACCCACAGCGTAGTAAAAATCACTGTTGTTAGGGTTGATGGCGATCGCACGACGATAAGAAGTTAGTGCTGCCTGGTAATTTCCCTGTTGCGCGTATAAGTAGCCAATACCTGAATGGATTTTAGCATTTTTGGGATCTAGACTAGCTGCTTGCTGATAAACTGCGATCGCACCACTATAATCACCACTATCTACTAACCTTCGTCCTTCTTCTAGTAGTTGCTTTAATTGTGGGTTTTTGGCTTGCGCCACTAATACCTGAGCTTGAGCTACTGAAGGTACGGTGAAGGCAAAACATCCTAGTAACACCACACTAAACACGAATGATGTTGGCTTGTACACAGTAAATTTCCTGAAATTTTAGAGGACTTTTTTCTTGTACATTAAAACAAAAATATGGATTTTTGAAAACTGTATTTATTCGTATGAATTTAGATGTTAATAGTTCATTCACTATTCCTTTACATTCAGCACTCCATAAGAGACTTTTGGCTGAAGGATGAGTAGAAGCTATCAAGGATCAAATGAGCTTATCCTATATAAAACAGTACAACAGCAAAACGACACCTTTTTTCATCAGTATTTATACGCATTTCTTGAGAAATATCAACAGACACCTAAGTTAATCCTATATTTTGATAGGCCAATCTTACAGGGTTTGGTATTCATTGATGTTTATTATTTAATTTAATATTTTGCTGACTCTTTATTTAGTTTTTAGTTTTTTATACTACCTTTTGAGAAGTCATCATCTCGGCATTAACATCTTTTTTTGACCATTACACGGTAAGATAAATCTAATCAGTCAAATGTTCATTTAAGTCCTAGGTTTTGGTGAGGACAATAATAGAGCTGAAAGCATAATGTCAAGTTGCGCGAGAGGATGTTTATTCAACCTGTATTTTGTAATCAAAGTTACAATTTTTCACATAGTTGGATAAACATCTGAATAATCAATATGTATATTATCTAGGAAGTTAATTTATGATTATAACTACTACTGACGTAATTCAAGGAGCCGTGATTGAGTCATATTTAGGCATTGTGACAGCAGAAGTAGTCTACGGCAGCAATTTCTTACGGGATTTTTTGGCTGGTATTCGCGATATTATCGGTGGACGCACTGCTAGCTATGAGCGTCTATTTGAGCAGGGTCAACGCAAGGCATTAGAAGAATTAGAACAACGGGCACAACGTTTAGGAGCAAATGCTGTAATCGGGATTGAAATTGACACTGGCACAATCAATCTTGACCAATCAGGAGTTCTTTTGCTGATTACTGCCACAGGTACTGCTGTAAAAATGCGTTAGTTTTTATTGGCTATATAAATTACTTGGTTAGGAATTTTAAAGTATTACAAAAGTTTTTTATTAAGTTAAAGCTCCAGCCAGATAGATTGTTTTATTATGTCAGAGAATAATTATATTTTAATTTAAGTATTTTCCTGAAAAAGCTCTAAAAAATTATTAAAAAATAAATGCTAGTTTTTGGATTAAATATTGTTAAATAAATTTGAATTTTATTACTAAAGATAGATTAAATAAGTATTTCTATTGATAGATAGAAAATTATATGATTTAGCTATTTAATTTTAAGCATAAACATGAATATACCTGAGATAAAGTTTGCGGAAACAGTACTGGAGAACATAAGCTATGTCATACGTAAATCGGACAGGTAATGACGTTATTTCTACTGAGCCTGTGGTAGCAGGGCGAGTAGCCGAGTATCACGACCTTGTTCGCTGGGGACCGATTATTTCGGGTTTACTAGTATCTTTAGCTACTCAACTAATTTTAAGCGCTATAATTGGTGCGGTTGCAGCAGGCACAGTCGAAGGTTCAGGTGCGCCCAGATCAATTGCTCCTAACGCTGCAGGTAATGCGGGACTTTGGTCAACTATCGCTTTGCTAATATCCTTATTTACTGGTGGTTGGGTTACAGCCCGTGCTTGTGGACCAATGAACCGTAATACCGCTCTTCTTAATGGTGCAATTCTTTGGGCAACGACTTTGGCAGTTAGCTCATGGTTGTTAGCAAGTGGGGTATCTGGTGCTTTTGGTGTTGCTGCTTCTAACGCTGGGGAAGTTATAAACCAGGTACAACAGCAAGGTGGTGTTAATGTACCACGAGCAAACATAAGTGCCCAACAAGCTCGTGATGCGGCTGCTAATTTGCGTTCGGGACTGTGGTGGTTTGTGTTTGGTTCTTTGTTGGGTTTAATAGCCTCAATGATTGGAGCCGTAACTGGAGCTCGTAGTCCTCGGGCTAACACTTACAATCCTTAAATAATTATTCGACAAGCAAAATATTATCAACTTCAAAAGCACTTAAAAAAGTGCTTTTTGTTTATTATTCAAGACTGGCATTTGTAGCATCCAATTGATTCTGCCGTTGTCAAAATACGACTATAAATTGCTTTTAAAATTTAGCTTAAACTTTAAAAAAGTAGCGATGGATGCTACTGGGAAAATACGAACCATCGTAACCAAATTCAAAACAATATTTTACTTGTACTACTTTATAAGATAGCTCTTGATCGGACTATGCAATTTTAATCAGATATTTTTTTTAAAAGAGAAATATATTAATCTCACAACTTTTTGCATACTAATTTTATAAGTAAATTGCAACTTTAGTTGTATATCCGAAGTTGAGTATCAGTATGGAATGTTTCTTACTAAAGGATCATGAATATATCGTATTTGAATAGCTAAATTAAAAAAGTCAATGTATTAATACAAAACCGAGATAGGGTTTTGACTTGCTAAAAAAGCAAGAGTTTTATTTGATTACAAGGAGTACTATCATGGCAGACACAAGCAAACGTGGTTTTGCTTCGATGGATGATGACAAGCAACGCGAAATAGCAAGTAAGGGCGGACAAGCTGCCCATGAAAAGGGTACTGCCCATGAGTTTACATCTGAAGAAGCTCGTGAGGCTGGGCACAAAGGTGGTGAAGCTGTGAGTCAGGATAGAGAACACATGGCTGAAATCGGTCGTGAGGGTGGCAAGAAATCTCACAGTGGCGGTCGTAATCAAGATAGTGATGATGCTGATAGTGAAGAAAAAGGTACCCAAGGAGGCACGCCAGAACAACATGCTGAGGCTGGGCGGCAAAGTCACAAAAATAAATAGACTCATCGCCTGGCATTTAAAAGATTCTCACTTTAGTATTGGGGTTTAGGATAATTTCCAACATATCCTATTTGTTAATATCCCGCTTCTAAGCAACAATAATGTTTTTTAGATGCGGGATATCCTATATGAATATTTTTTCAAAGTCAATTAAATGTAAATTATACTACTACAGATCACCATTTAAGATATGAACCTTCAATGCCCTCTTCACGGCGGATTTTACCATCTTTTTCAAACCAAGCTATTATTTGCTGCGCTGTCAAATCTTCAATAACAACACCATATTCTTGGGCGATATGTTTCAACAGCTTAAGTGATGAAATTGTCAATCTTGTTAAAAATTTTTCTGGGGAAGACAACAACGCTGCGTCTACTTTTGCTGACTCTTCCAGAGTTAAAAATTGTGCTGATGGTTGCTGTGTTGGTACATCCATAAACGCTATCTCAAATTTAGTTGATTATTAAAGAGGGGGTAGTAGTTTTCACAAATGACTAATGACGAACTTGTACTAAATAGCCACAACGATGTTCGCCATCGATAATCCAGTGGGTGCGCTCTACGGTACAATCTGGTAAGACAGCTGCAAACATTTCTAATTCGTGACCACAGATGCTGGGGAAAGACTCGGCAACGTTGGAAATGGCGCAGTTATGTTCCATTAAGATAAAGCGATCGCTCTCAAAGGTGTCATTCACATCAACAGCGTGATACTCTGCCATGAAGCCTTCCGCTTTTCTCAACTCGACTAAGTTGGCTACACGTTCTCGCAGTGAACCGTTACCGACGCGATCGCGGTATTCTTTGGCTTTGCGCTGCCACTGTTTCTCTAAAATCGATTTAAATTGATCGTGTCCTACAGTTTCGGCTAAGGTGTCTAGCAGCGAAACCGCAAAATTTCCGCTTGCATCACCAAAGCGATCGCTCATTGTTCGATGCAAGCGATCGCGTCCTTGACGACTCAGTTCATAAAGATGCTGCGGCCGCCCCATCCCCGCCGCCTGCACTGATGTCGAATACAAAACTAGCTCCTCCGTCTCCAAATCTTTGAGATGGCGACGAATAGCTTGGGGGGTAACGTCTAAAACTTCAGCTAGCTCCAAAGCCGTTGCTTTTTCGTGTTTGTGCAGATACTCAAGGATATCTTGCTTGGTTGAGGACTGGTGGGTAGTCGCCATCTTCATGTGGTGCGAGACGTTCAGCGAACGTCCCAAAAATTTATTTGAAAATTTGACTTTGACAACATTGTTGTTGTTAATTTAGCGTAAAATGAAGATAGATTAAACAACATAGCTGTTGTTTTACTCTCCACAACTATTCTAGCAGCCGTGTAACCATTCCGTAACGGTAGGTGGGAATCGGCTAAAGAAACCCCGTCTCCCATCCTTTTAGAGAGATTCAAGTTCCGAACACGAGAGATTATTACTGATGAGTGCCACTGTCAAAACCTTAGTCAACCAACCCTACAAGTACGGCTTTGTCACGGACATTGAGGCCGACACTATTCCGCGTGGACTAGACGAGGACGTTATCCGCTTGATCTCCTCTAAGAAGAACGAGCCGCAGTTCATGCTCGACTTTCGTCTCAGAGCTTATCGCCAGTGGCAAAAAATGACGGAGCCAACTTGGCCGAATGTCAAGTATCCGCCAATAAATTATCAGGATATTATTTACTATTCAGCACCAAAACGTAAGAAAGAAAAGCTAAACAGCTTGGATGAAGTTGATCCAACCCTTTTAGAAACCTTCGAGAAGTTAGGCATTTCCCTATCTGAACAGAAGCGGCTAGCAAATGTCGCCGTTGATGCAATTTTTGATAGCGTTTCTGTCGCCACTACATTTAAAGAAAAGCTAGCGGAAGATGGCGTTATTTTCTGTTCGTTTTCCGAAGCGTTGCAAGAACACCCAGAACTGATCAAAAAATATTTGGGTAGCGTTGTTCCCATCGCTGACAATTATTTTGCTGCCTTGAACGCCGCCGTATTTAGCGATGGTTCTTTTGTCTATATTCCTAAAGGCGTAAAATGCCCAATGGAACTATCTACCTACTTCCGCATCAACTCTGGTGACACGGGACAATTTGAGCGGACTTTGATTGTCGCCGAAGAAGGTAGTTATGTTTCTTACCTCGAAGGTTGCACCGCACCGATGTATGATAGCAACCAACTACACGCCGCAGTTGTGGAACTCGTCGCCCTCGACAACGCCGAAATTAAATACTCCACTGTACAAAACTGGTACGCTGGAGATGCTAATGGTAAAGGCGGTATTTACAACTTTGTCACCAAGCGCGGTTTGTGTCAGGGCGTAAATTCCAAGATTTCCTGGACTCAAGTAGAAACAGGTTCGGCAATTACTTGGAAATACCCTAGCTGTGTGTTGGTGGGTGATAACTCCGTGGGTGAGTTTTACTCTGTGGCGCTGACAAATCATCAGCAGCAAGCTGATACAGGTAGTAAGATGATTCACGTAGGTAAGAATACCCGCAGTACAATTATTTCTAAAGGAATCTCCGCAGGTAATTCTAGTAATAGCTACCGGGGTTTGGTGAAAGTTAATCCAACGGCGAATGGGGCGAGAAATTATTCTCAGTGTGACTCAATGCTGATTGGGGATAATGCCCATGCGAATACTTTCCCTTATATTCAGGTGCAAAATAACGGTGCGAAGGTGGAGCATGAAGCTTCTACTTCTAAGATTGGGGAAGATCAGTTATTTTACTTTGCTCAACGGGGTATTTCTTCAGAAGATGCCATTTCGATGATGATTAGCGGCTTCTGTAAGGATGTTTTCAATCAGCTACCGATGGAGTTTGCTGTGGAAGCTGATAAGTTGTTGAGTTTGAAGTTGGAAGGCAGTGTTGGATAAGTGGCAGCAAGGATAAACACAGAGACATCGGTGTTCTGTGTTTATCTTTTGGAAGAATCAACGAACCGCAAAGGGCGCAAAGAGCGCAAAGAAAGAGAAGGGAGAGAAGATGATTATTGAAAATAGTGAAGTTGTGCTGTCGGTACGGAATCTGACGGCTAATGTTGATGGGACACCGATTTTGAAAGGTGTGAATCTTGAGGTGCGATCGGGTGAAATTCATGCGATCATGGGGCCGAATGGTTCTGGTAAGAGTACTTTTTCTAAGGTGTTGGCTGGGCATCCGGCGTATGAGGTGACTGGCGGTGAGGTGATTTTCCAGGGGCAAAATCTCCTGGAGTTGGAACCGGAGGAACGCGCAAGAAGTGGTGTGTTTTTGGCGTTTCAGTATCCGTTAGAAATTCCGGGTGTGAGCAATTTGGATTTCTTGCGGGTGGCGTACAATTCCCGTCGGAAGGCGCAAGGTTTAGAGGAAATAGACGCTTTTGATTTTGACGATTTGATTGAGGAAAAGCTGGATGTGGTGAAGATGAATGCCAGTTTTCTCAGTCGTAGTTTGAATGAAGGGTTTTCTGGTGGTGAGAAAAAGCGGAATGAAATTCTGCAAATGGCGTTGCTGGAACCAAAGTTAGGAATTTTGGATGAAACTGATTCGGGTTTGGATATTGACGCGCTCAGAATTGTGGCGAATGGGGTAAATCAACTGGCAAGTCCAGAAAATTCGACAATTTTGATTACTCACTATCAAAGATTACTCGATTATATT
The Nostoc punctiforme PCC 73102 genome window above contains:
- a CDS encoding tetratricopeptide repeat protein, with the translated sequence MYKPTSFVFSVVLLGCFAFTVPSVAQAQVLVAQAKNPQLKQLLEEGRRLVDSGDYSGAIAVYQQAASLDPKNAKIHSGIGYLYAQQGNYQAALTSYRRAIAINPNNSDFYYAVGYIKANLGDTAGAKEGYRRAIQLNRNNVNAYLGLAVTQSRMGDYTAATWAYQQAIDLDKNNAQTYELMGSMYKQRRQTKQANSLLQKARDLYKRRNDLQGVDRVEAMLRQLGG
- a CDS encoding YbjQ family protein — protein: MIITTTDVIQGAVIESYLGIVTAEVVYGSNFLRDFLAGIRDIIGGRTASYERLFEQGQRKALEELEQRAQRLGANAVIGIEIDTGTINLDQSGVLLLITATGTAVKMR
- a CDS encoding KGG domain-containing protein, yielding MADTSKRGFASMDDDKQREIASKGGQAAHEKGTAHEFTSEEAREAGHKGGEAVSQDREHMAEIGREGGKKSHSGGRNQDSDDADSEEKGTQGGTPEQHAEAGRQSHKNK
- the sufR gene encoding iron-sulfur cluster biosynthesis transcriptional regulator SufR, whose amino-acid sequence is MATTHQSSTKQDILEYLHKHEKATALELAEVLDVTPQAIRRHLKDLETEELVLYSTSVQAAGMGRPQHLYELSRQGRDRLHRTMSDRFGDASGNFAVSLLDTLAETVGHDQFKSILEKQWQRKAKEYRDRVGNGSLRERVANLVELRKAEGFMAEYHAVDVNDTFESDRFILMEHNCAISNVAESFPSICGHELEMFAAVLPDCTVERTHWIIDGEHRCGYLVQVRH
- the sufB gene encoding Fe-S cluster assembly protein SufB codes for the protein MSATVKTLVNQPYKYGFVTDIEADTIPRGLDEDVIRLISSKKNEPQFMLDFRLRAYRQWQKMTEPTWPNVKYPPINYQDIIYYSAPKRKKEKLNSLDEVDPTLLETFEKLGISLSEQKRLANVAVDAIFDSVSVATTFKEKLAEDGVIFCSFSEALQEHPELIKKYLGSVVPIADNYFAALNAAVFSDGSFVYIPKGVKCPMELSTYFRINSGDTGQFERTLIVAEEGSYVSYLEGCTAPMYDSNQLHAAVVELVALDNAEIKYSTVQNWYAGDANGKGGIYNFVTKRGLCQGVNSKISWTQVETGSAITWKYPSCVLVGDNSVGEFYSVALTNHQQQADTGSKMIHVGKNTRSTIISKGISAGNSSNSYRGLVKVNPTANGARNYSQCDSMLIGDNAHANTFPYIQVQNNGAKVEHEASTSKIGEDQLFYFAQRGISSEDAISMMISGFCKDVFNQLPMEFAVEADKLLSLKLEGSVG
- the sufC gene encoding Fe-S cluster assembly ATPase SufC, translated to MIIENSEVVLSVRNLTANVDGTPILKGVNLEVRSGEIHAIMGPNGSGKSTFSKVLAGHPAYEVTGGEVIFQGQNLLELEPEERARSGVFLAFQYPLEIPGVSNLDFLRVAYNSRRKAQGLEEIDAFDFDDLIEEKLDVVKMNASFLSRSLNEGFSGGEKKRNEILQMALLEPKLGILDETDSGLDIDALRIVANGVNQLASPENSTILITHYQRLLDYIVPDFVHVMAQGQIITSGGKELALELESRGYDWVLEEFAAAEVGV